The Candidatus Binataceae bacterium genomic sequence ATGATGGCCAACGGACAGGCCAAGCTCATCGACTTCGGCATCGCGCGCCATTTCCAGCCGCTGCAGAACGCCACCATGATCGGCACCCAGGGCTATGCGCCCCCCGAGCAATATCGCGGCAAGGTCGAACAGCGCTCTGACCTCTACGCGCTCGGCGCGACGATGCATCATGCACTGAGCGGGCGCGATCCGGCCAACGAACCGCCCTTCAGCTTTCCGCCGATGGCCACGCTGTGTCCCGGGCTTAAGCCCGCGTTGGCGGCGCTGGTTGACGAGGCGCTCGCCTACGACGTCGTGCGCCGCGTGCCGAGCGCGACGGAGTTCAAGCGCCGACTGGAGAATATTCGCGATGGAGTCGCGGCCGAGAACGCCGCCGCCGCGACCGCGCACGCAAATGGCGAAGCGCACACGCCAGCCGCCCCATCGCCGCATCCAGCCGCCGCCGCGCAGGCCGCGCCCGGCGCACGTTCGCAACTTCGGCTGCCGCTCGGCGGCCCTGCTCAACCGCGAGCCGTCTCGCATTCCGCGCCGACGCTGCTCCGCGCCGATTCGGAGATCGAATGCGCCAGATGCGGCCGTGCAATTCCTTCGGACTCGCGCTTCTGTTCTTTTTGCGGGGCGGAGATCGCTTCCGCGCCTCCCTCCGGCGGCGTCGAGCCCGATCACGAGGCCGCTACCGTGCTCCTCTCGGTCCCGCCGCAGGAAACCGAGCAGCCTCGCCCGTTTTCCCGGGCCTACCGGCCAGTGCGCGGCATGCGCCGCCCAATCCTTATCCTGGTGCTGATGTTCGTGGGCGCTTTCGCGGCCGTCAAAACC encodes the following:
- a CDS encoding protein kinase — encoded protein: MIAPNTIVGGRYRVVKPLGGGGMKLVYLAEDLRLAARRCALAEVVDNFTSPDAQRQAIDAFQREADMLARLNNEHIPRVFDRFSEQNRHYLVMEFIDGATLEEEMQKSGGRLAEPRVIDIALQILATLEYLHGLEPPVIYRDLKPSNVMMMANGQAKLIDFGIARHFQPLQNATMIGTQGYAPPEQYRGKVEQRSDLYALGATMHHALSGRDPANEPPFSFPPMATLCPGLKPALAALVDEALAYDVVRRVPSATEFKRRLENIRDGVAAENAAAATAHANGEAHTPAAPSPHPAAAAQAAPGARSQLRLPLGGPAQPRAVSHSAPTLLRADSEIECARCGRAIPSDSRFCSFCGAEIASAPPSGGVEPDHEAATVLLSVPPQETEQPRPFSRAYRPVRGMRRPILILVLMFVGAFAAVKTVSYLLGAGSAGYPGASAPDSTRADAPPPTVPAPDASAPDAPAPGAEPDSPASPLRAARLDAFRAALDAGGLTGVHFRMVGDTMELTGTVPTATDEAMVQMLALNVAGVVSLRDHLRVQSTP